A stretch of Bradyrhizobium sp. AZCC 2262 DNA encodes these proteins:
- the ntrB gene encoding nitrate ABC transporter permease, with amino-acid sequence MKTEATAVAIPVTSPTTAAPVVTMTPKPAPRAEKYIKMARETAVRVVPPLIVLALLLLFWELVCRRAGSTLPPPSRVFKDTRELIFDPFFDRGGIDKGLFWHLSASLQRVALGYSLAAIAGIALGTLVGQSVWAMRGLDPLFQVLRTIPPLAWLPLSLAAFRDGQPSAIFVIFITSVWPIIINTAVGIRNIPQDYRNVAAVVQLNPLEFFSKIMIPAAAPYIFTGLRIGIGLSWLAIVAAEMLIGGVGIGFFIWDAWNSSHISEIILALFYVGIIGFVLDRLIAGLAKIVTRGTALN; translated from the coding sequence ATGAAAACCGAAGCCACGGCGGTGGCAATCCCGGTCACCTCGCCCACGACGGCTGCGCCGGTCGTGACGATGACGCCGAAGCCGGCGCCACGTGCCGAAAAGTACATCAAGATGGCGAGGGAGACCGCGGTGCGGGTCGTGCCGCCGCTCATCGTGCTCGCGCTGCTGTTATTGTTCTGGGAGTTGGTCTGTCGTCGTGCCGGCTCGACCCTGCCGCCGCCGTCGCGGGTCTTCAAGGATACCAGGGAGCTGATCTTCGATCCCTTCTTCGACCGCGGCGGCATCGACAAGGGCCTGTTCTGGCATCTCTCCGCCTCGCTGCAGCGCGTCGCGCTGGGCTATTCGCTGGCCGCGATCGCCGGTATCGCGCTCGGCACGCTGGTCGGGCAGTCGGTGTGGGCGATGCGCGGGCTCGATCCGTTGTTCCAGGTACTTCGCACCATCCCGCCGCTCGCCTGGCTGCCGCTGTCGCTTGCCGCGTTCCGTGATGGCCAGCCTTCGGCGATCTTCGTCATCTTCATCACGTCGGTGTGGCCGATCATCATCAACACCGCGGTCGGCATCCGCAACATCCCGCAGGATTATCGCAACGTCGCGGCCGTCGTGCAGCTCAATCCGCTGGAGTTCTTCTCGAAGATCATGATCCCGGCGGCGGCGCCCTACATCTTCACGGGTCTTCGCATCGGCATCGGCCTGTCGTGGCTGGCGATTGTGGCTGCGGAAATGCTGATCGGCGGCGTCGGCATCGGCTTCTTCATCTGGGACGCCTGGAACTCCTCGCACATCAGCGAAATCATCCTGGCCCTGTTCTATGTCGGCATCATCGGCTTCGTGCTCGACCGCCTGATCGCGGGACTGGCGAAGATCGTGACCCGCGGCACCGCGCTGAACTGA